AGGTGTATCAATTCCGCACGAATGCGGTAACGACAAGCGACGTATACAATTTGACCTCCGCCTTCTGCAAGAGCATCCGCGGCAGTCATTCCGACGCAGCTGTATATTGGCTAGCCCGCCTGCTCGAATCCGGTGTTGACCCGATATACATTGTACGCCGCATGGTCGTGCACGCGAGCGAGGATATTGGCATGGCCAATCCGCATGCGCTGCAGATCGCGCTGGCCGCCAAGGACGCGGTACAGTTCGTCGGCATGCCCGAGGCGCGCATTCCGCTCGCCCAGGCGGTCATCTATTTATGCGAGAGTCCGAAGTCGAATTCGGCGTACAAGGCGATCGCGAAGGCGCTAGACACCGTGCGCAGCACCCGCGCCTACCCGGTGCCCGACAACATCAAGGACGGCTCCAAGTCGTACATTAACCCCATCGACAATCCCGGAAGCCGAGTCCAATATATGCCTGAGGAGCTGCAGGGGCTCGAGCTGTACAAGCCGCAGAACAGTGGTGTTGAGGCGAAAATTTACGCGAAGCGGCAGCCATCACAGCGCTGACCTTATACTGAAGCATAGGAAAAAAGCCGTGTCACGGCTCAGCCCCAGTGGCCGATCGACACGGCATTACGATCACGCAGCAGATCTATCACATCCTCAGCCTGTTCACGCTGGCATTCTAAGATGACGACCACATCCTGCGCTTCCTCAGCTCTACGCAGCTTCAGCTGCTTCCACCTGCGGAATACGAGCGCTTCACATAGACCTCCAAGCAGCCCACCGACAGCAAGTCCAATGAGTCCCCATATAATCGGCCCCCACGTCCAGATGAAGCCGGCCGAGGCGCCGAGAACAGCGAATACGGTTCCCAAGACGGCGGGACCGTCCAGCAGACTGACCCCGTCCGAATGGTTCATCGTGTCGAATACATGGATCGCCTTCGGCTTCTGACGATCGAGCGGTACGGCTGCGATGGAGCTGCTTGCTATTCCTTTTTTCTCCAGATCGCTTATTGCCATCTCCAGCTCTATCGAATATTGAAACGTCGCTACAATGTACATTAGTCCCTCCGTGCCAAGCCGGAGCCTAAGATTGGAGTCAATTGCTGATAGTGATCCACCAGCCAGCTGCGCTGTACGCGCGCGAACAGCTTGTTATACTCGACCGAGTAGATGTAAGCGTCGAAGGCAGCAAAGCAGTAGATCGAGGGCATGAATAAAGCCCATTGCGGGTCGAGACTCGGGATGCTGCTCCAGTCACCCATCGCTGCGGTCAGCAAGCCGTCCATGAAGTTGGAGTAATACGACAGAACAATCCAGCCTGCCAGAAGGAAGAAGCCGTTCGGAATCCGGTGCAGATACAATTGGCCAAGTCCGGGCATCAGTAAAGACCATACAAGAGCAAGCCAGGGTATGCGCCGATCTAAATATTTCATTACGACAGAGCTTAGCTGGTAGAAGCCTACCCGACAGTTCTCCCGATCGGCCATCACATACAGCTTATTCTGCTCCACCGTCGTCCGATAGCTATCCCAGATCGCATACACGTATACAGCAATGTATAGTAGCACCCACTTGTGATTAATGACCTGCTGAGCTTCCTTAAACCGCCCCGTGAAGGAAAGTACCATCGCCTCATTAATGCGTGAGTGAACATTGATTAGCACCTCCCATAATATTAAAATGAATCCTTTCACATGAAGGCCAAGCTGCAAATGACCAAAGCCCGGAAATGCCGCTGACCACCAGGCAGTTACCCAAGGATTACGTAGGTGCAAAATATTAATGTTCATCGTGCTCATATACGCAAGTAGCCGCTGCGTCGTACCTGTTTCTGTCGTCTTCGTCATACGCATCTCTCCATACTCATTCGTTATGGTTAGCATGCCCCGATTTACATATTATTTACATCTTGGTCAAAAAGAAAAGCCGCGACCTGCCCTGTAAGGCAGATCGCGGCTTAATCCGCGGTTATATGAGCTTCGATATGGCTCGGTAAGCGTTGATGAGATCGGTGTGCTTCGCAATGCTTACGCTTGAATGTCGGCCTTAGCCAGCATATCGCGCACGGCGACGCTAACCATGATGAGCCCAGCGACTGGCGGCACGAACGCGTTGCTCGCCGGAGGCTGCTGCGCCTTGCGAATTTCCGGCGCATTCTCCGGGACGATACGCTGCGTCACGTCCTCGCGCGGCTTCATCGGCGTCTCGGTCGAGAAGACGACCTTGACGCCGCGCGTAATGCCCTCCTTGCGGAGCTTGTGGCGAATAACGCGGGCGAGCGGATCGACTGACGTCTTCGAGATGTCCGCCACCTGGAACTTCGTCGGGTCCATCTTGTTCGCCGCGCCCATGCTCGAGATGAGCGAGATGCGGCGGCGACGGCATTCCTTGATCAGATGAATCTTGTAGCTGATCGTGTCGGAGGCGTCCAGCACGTAGTCGAGCGGATAGGCGAATAGCTGCTCGTACGTCTCCTCGGTATAGAACATCTTGAGCGCGATACAATCGCACTCCGGATTAATTTGCAGGATACGGTCGCGCATGAGCTCCGCCTTCGGCTGACCGACGGTCGTAACGAGGGCGTGAATTTGCCGATTCACGTTCGTAATGTCGACGACGTCCTTGTCGATCAGGATCAATCTACCGACGCCCGTGCGTGCGAGCGCCTCAGCTGCGATCGAGCCGACGCCGCCGATTCCGAGCACAGCTACCGTGCTGTTCTTCATCACATCGAGCCCTTCCGGGCCGATTGCAAGCTCCGTTCGCGAAAATTGATGCAGCATGACGCTGTCAACTCCTTTGAAGTGTAACGAGTTAGGACTTGAATACAGGCGGCTTCGTCGCGATGCGAATGGACAGCTGCTCGAGCTGCTTCTCGTCGACTGTTCCCGGTGCATCGGTCAAGAGGTCCGTCGCGCTTGCTGTCTTAGGGAACGCGATCGTCTCGCGGAGGTTCGTGCGTCCCGTGATCAGCATGACGAGACGATCGAAGCCGAACGCAATACCGCCGTGTGGCGGCGTGCCGTACTCGAATGCCTCGAGCAGGAAGCCGAACTTCTCGTTCGCTTCGTCAGGCGAGAAGCCGAGCGCCGCGAACATTTTTTCCTGTACCTCACGCTTGTATATACGCATCGAACCGCCGCCGACCTCGTAGCCGTTCAGGACAAGGTCGTACGCTTGGGCGCGAATTTGACCTGGGTCTGTATCGAAATAATGAACGTCCTCTTCCTTCGGACGGGTGAACGGATGATGCTCGGCCACGTAGCGCTTCGCCTCATCGTCATAGCTGAGCAGCGGGAAGTCGACGACCCATGCGAACTTGAACTGGCTCTCGTCGATCAGACCGAGCTGACGACCGATCTTCAGACGCAGGTTGCCAAGCACGTCGGCCACGACCTTCTTCGTATCCGCCGAGAACAGCAGCAGGTCGCCCTCCTCCGCCTCGAGGCGCTCCTTCAAGAGCTCCAGCTCCTGCTCGTTGAAGAACTTCACGATCGGCCCCTTCAGCTCGCCGTCCTTGTACGTGATCCAAGCAAGACCCTTCGCTCCGTAACGGGCCGCGTATACGCCGAGATCGTCGATCTCCTTGCGGCTCCATACGCCGCAGCCCTTCGCGTTGAGCGCCTTCACCTGGCCACCCTTGCTAATGACGCTTGCGAACACCTGCACGCCCGATTGCGCAACGATATCGGATACGTCCTTCAGCTCGAGGCCGAAGCGCAGGTCCGGCTTGTCCGAGCCGTACTTGCCCATGGCGTCCGCATAAGAGATGCGCTGGAACGGCGTCTGGAGCTCGACATTCGCCGTCGCACGGAACAGCTTCACCATCAGCTGCTCCATCATGTCGAGAAGCTGATCCTGCGTCAGGAACGACGTCTCGATGTCGACCTGCGTGAACTCCGGCTGACGGTCTGCACGAAGATCCTCGTCACGGAAGCAACGTGCGATCTGGTAGTAGCGCTCAAGACCGCCGACCATCAGCAGCTGCTTGAATATTTGCGGAGACTGCGGCAAGGCGAAGAACTCGCCCGGATGCACACGGCTTGGCACGAGGTAATCGCGCGCGCCCTCAGGCGTGCTCTTCGTCAAGATCGGCGTCTCGACCTCGATGAAGCCACTGTCGTCTAAGTAATCGCGGAACACCTTCGCTGCTTTGGAGCGAAGCTGCAGTGTACGCTGCATTTCCGGACGGCGCAGGTCGAGGTAACGGTACTTCAGACGAAGAGACTCGTCGATCTCGATGCCGTCTTCGATGAAGAACGGCGGGTTTTTCGCTGCATTCAATATTTCGATTTCCGTCACGCGGATCTCGATTTCCCCTGTCGGGATGTTGGCATTCACCGTCTCAGCATCGCGCTCGATAACGGTGCCGCGAACAGCAAGCACGTACTCGTTGCGCGCACGGTCAGCAATCGCAAGCGCCTCTGCGGAGAACTCTGGGTTGAATACGATCTGTACAAGACCGCTGCGGTCGCGAAGATCGATGAACAGAACGCCGCCGAGGTCGCGTCTGCGCTGCACCCAGCCGTTCAAGGTTACGGTTTGACCGACGTTCGCTTTAGTCAGCGAGCCGCAGTCGTTTGTTTTTAACATTTGCGTCATAGGAATGGTCTACCTCCAAAGTTTGGTGAATGGCTACAATTATTATTCGTACAGCTGTGCTGAAGCGCTAGGCAATTTCGTTACACAACACGCGAGCATCGCTCTCCGCAAGCTTCGCCTGCCTAGTTCGAGCCTCTTACTCTACCCGCTAGCACGCTCGCAACGTCCGAGAGCGCCAACGTCTCCTGCTCCCCGGTCGCCATCGCCTTGACCGTAATCTCGCCCTTGGCCAGCTCGTCATCGCCGAGAATAGCCACGTACGCAGCCTGATGGCGGTCAGCGGACTTCATCTGCGCCTTGATCTTGCGCGACTGGTAGTCCCGCTCTGCTGACAGCCCTGCGCCGCGCAGCTCGTGCACCAGCTTCACCGTCGCCTTCTCAGCCGCTTCGCCGAGCCCGATTACGTACACGTCGAGCGGCTTCGCGCCCGGCACCTCGATGCCCTGCGCCTGCAGCACGAGCAGGATGCGCTCGAGCCCTAGACCGAGGCCGACACCCGGCTGGTCGTTACCGCCGATCTGTCCGACGAGTCCGTTGAAGCGGCCGCCGCCGCCGATCGTGTCGATCGCGCCAATGCCCGCCGCCTTGTACTCGAACGCCGTATGCGTGTAGTAGTCCAGTCCGCGCACAAGCCTCGGATTGAGCCGGAACGGTACGCCGAGCGCAGTCAGATGCTCCTGCAGCGCCTCGAAGTGCGTGCGGCACTCCTCATCCAGATGCTCCACAATCGTCGGTGCGCCCTCGCCGAATTTCTGATCAATCTTGCAATCGAGAATACGCATCGGGTTGCGGTCATAGCGAGATTGGCAATCCTTGCACAGCTGCTCCTTGACCGGGGCGAAAAATTGCTGGATATGCGTCCGATACGCCGCACGCACAGCCGGATTGCCGACGGAGTTCACCTCAACCGTGACGTCCTTCAGCCCGATCTCCTTGTAGAACGTGTAGCCGAGCGCAATCACCTCTGCATCGATCGCCGGATCGACCGAGCCGAACGCCTCGATGCCGAACTGGTGAAACTGGCGGTACCTTCCCGCCTGCGGCTGCTCATACCTGAACATCGGTCCGATATAATACAGCTTGCTCACATCCGGCTCGCCGTACAGCTTGTTCTCGACATAAGCGCGGACGACGCCTGCTGTTCCTTCTGGACGTAGCGAGATGCTGCGGTCGCCCTTGTCCATGAACGTGTACATTTCCTTCTCGACAATATCCGTCGTCTCGCCTACGCCGCGCTGAAACAGCTCGGTGTGCTCGAAGATCGGCGTACGAATTTCGCGATAATTGAACCGCGCGCACAGCTCGCGAGCCTTGCCTTCGAGATATTGCCACTTCTCCACAACACCTGGCAGCAGATCCTGCGTACCCTTCGGCTTCTGAATGGACATCCTGAGCTTCAGCTCCTTCCTTATTCTGATAGTGATTGAACTCTTCCTTGTACGCATGTACGCAAAAAATCTCCCGCCCCTGTATGCATCAGGGACGAGAGATACGAATCACAGCTGCTATCTCCCGCGGTACCACCCGCGATTTGAACAAACGATCGCTGCTGGCCGGACATTAGACACCATCCAGTCGGCGAAAGCTTATTCACACTTGATGCGGGTAACGCCCGCCTGCGCAAGCAGCTACTGCCCGTCAATGTTGCGATTCATGTGCACAGCTAATCTGTTACATGTATCACAGCCGGGGTTCCCTGCTCGTCCTCCGGGAGGTCTGTTCATCCGATTCGCATAAGGAAGCTTTCAGCCGCGTCTTCCCTCTCTGGCGTATGCAAGGTTCGAACTACTTGTTCCCATCTAACGGATCATTGGGTATTCATGACATTCAATGCTCACATTTTAACTTCCAATGCTGTACAAAGTCAAGTCGAATCCGGTCAAATGGTGTACGAAAGTCGATTCGCGCTGCTCCCGCTTACTTGTTCAGCGCTTGTACGACATCCTTAATGAGCATGTACGTGTCGGCGTTCGTCAGCTCCTCCTTGTTTGCGATCGACTCTACCGTTGCCGCCGTCAAGTAACCGGCTGTCTGCAGCTGGCTGACCGCCTGCTTCATACCCGCTCCCTCGAGCTTCAAGAGCAGCGCGATCATGTAGGCGGCATGATCAAGCGTGACTGGCAGCGTCTTCGCGTCAGCACCCTTCGCGAGCGCTCCCGACGGCGCACCCTTCATCGCATCCGGCTTATGCTTGCGGAGCCCCTCGAGCAGGTTGACCATCCGCTGCTGATTGCTCTTCTCATCCATGCGGAAATTGTTATCGTAGCCGCCAGTCGTCAATCCGAGCGTGATGGCCACCTTCAAGCCCTCATACGCCTTGTGCGACATGAACGGCTCTGGCTTCAGCTCGTACGGCTGCAGCACCATGCCTTGTGCGTTCAGCGTCGCCTGCAGCGTCTCGATCGCTTCCTTCGAAGCCGCCATCTGGCGGAACGTCAGCTTGCGCTCGTTCGCGATCTTGACCGCCGCGCCAGCCGCTTCGCCAGCTGCCATGCCGATCGGGATGACGCGCGCGCTGCCATGCGGCAGCGTATCGAAGCTGGACGCGCGACCGATGACGAGCAGCCCGTCTACCTTCAGCGGCACAATGGTGCGGAACGGAATCGCATATTTCTTCGGATCCGTCACGACTGCCCCTGTATCCGCAGGCGACAGACGCTGAATATCGACCGGATATTCGCCGAAGCCGATGCGGTCCCAATGGTCGCGGTTCTCCACCACGTCGATAATGCTCAGACGGTATTCGCCCTGTATGTGGCGCGTCTCACGCACGTACAGCTCTGGAGCGGTGCCATCCAGCTCAATGTTAGCGAATTCGGGATACTTACTCTTCATATGCGCAACGATGTGCGGCAGCTCGCTCTTCGCAATCTCGAACGCTTCCTCGCGCGATTTTGGATCGGTGCCGTCAATGCCGAACACCTGCAGCGCATTGATCAGCATCGTGTTGTCGTTCTGTCGGCCAATATTGAGCCCGCGCATCGCGACGCGCTCCTTGTTCACCGAAGGATAGTCCTTCATATCCTTGTAGCCCCACGCGCTCATCGCATTGGCGCCAGTGCCGGCATCACCGTCTCCTTCAAGACGCTCCTGCACCTTCTTCCACACGTCAGGCGTAATGTTGTTCAGACGGAAGACAAGCGTTACCGCCATACGCGACTTCTTGTCCCCAAGATCCTCGCGTCCGAACGTATAAGGCACGCCAGCGAGCGCCGCGATATCCGCATCCTGCGTCGCGTCGATGACTGCGCTAGCCTTCACCTCGCGTGTAGACCCATCAGCCAGCGTCAGCTTAAGGCCAGTCACCTTGGAGGCGCCGCCAGCCGTATCGACGATCGGCTCCATCGACTGCACCTTCAGCAGCACGTCCAGGTTCGCTTCCCCGCCTGCGATCTGATGGAACGCGTTAGCAGCCGTCACGACATCGAACGAATCTCCCTCAATCTTGGAATACCATTCGGCAAAAATCCCCTTATTCATCAGCTCGTGATGATTCAGAACGCCCTTCTCCGGCTCGTAATTCATATCCAAACTGTTCAGCCAGCCAAGAGTCATTAAGCCGCCGAGAATGGCCCGGTCGCGTCCGTCCACGAGCAACGTCTTCAGTCCGTTCCGGGAGGCCGACACTGCAGCCGCGACGCCCTCAGGGTCGGTGCCCGCTACAATGACATCGTACTGCTCCTGTGGTGAAGCAATCGTCTTCACCTCTGTCAACGTCTGCGATTGTCGCGCCGCCGGATTATGCTTGATATCGTATTGCTTCCATACGTACAGACCGCTCGCCGCTGCAGCGATCACGATGATCGCAAGCAATACGCCGATGTAGCCCTTCATGCTGCCGCCCGAATTACTCAAATTTCCTGCCATGACACACCTCTTTATAATTGGAATAAATTTCTACACAATAGACGAATAGCATGGAATAAAGTTGCAGCCTTCGCTTTCCTTCGACATCACTTGGACAGACGAGGGCCTCGCTCACGCAGCATCGTGACCAATCTAATGGAATGTGCTGCCCGTGTCAAGTCTCAATGTGTCATACCGACACCATGGAGCCTGCCGCTCCGTAAGCCTCGTCCAATAGCCGCAGCTTCTTGTCGATATATTCTCGATAGGCCTGGTTGTAGACCGACGGCTCCTTCGGATTCGGGAAACGCTCGATGCGCTGCTCGTAGCCTTCCTCATGCTCGACCTTCGGGAACAGCACCTTGCTGACGGCGCCGCAGCCGAGCCCGATAATCGTCTGGCGCTCCTCCATCATAAGGATGTTATACAAGCTTTCGTAGCCTTCGAACGAGTAGCCGACGTTCTCCTGGTTGCCGAGAATATTTTTTTGACGATACATGTAATACGGAACGTACTGATGCGCCGTCGTCCAGTCGGAGGCCGTCTTGATCATCTCGGCGATCTCCTCCCGTCCTGCCACCTCGTACTCGTCCTTGTTCTTCGTCATACGGGAAGCGCGCTTGAAGGACAGCGTATGGACGGTCAGAGACTCAGGCATCAGCTTCCCCGTCTCGTCCAGCGTTCGCTGCAGCTCCTCAAGACCTTCGTCCGGAAGACCTACGATGAGGTCCATATTAATGTTGTTCATGCCGAGCTCCCTTGCGAGCTTGAACTTCTCAATCGTCTCCTCGACTGTATGGTGGCGCCCGATCGCATCCAGCGTCGCCTGCGTGAAGCTTTGCGGATTAATGCTGATCCGATGCACGTTGTAGCGCTTCATCACCTCGATCTTATCGGCCGTAATCGTATCGGGACGACCTGCCTCGACCGTCAGCTCGCGTACCCGATCCATCGACGGCATCCACTCGTGCATCGTGACGAACAGCGCCTCCATCTGCTCCGCCGTAATGCTGGTCGGTGTGCCGCCGCCCCAATAGATCGTTGTAATCGACAGTCCCTGCTCCTTCAGCCATTGCCCCGTCAGCCGAATCTCCTCATGCAGCCCTTCGAGGAACGCCTCAACCGAGCCGTTCTGTCCGCGAATATCGTAGGCTGGGAACGTACAGTAGGCGCACTTGGTCGGACAGAACGGGATGCCGATGTACAGACTAACCTCGCGATCGAGGTGGAACAAGTCCGGGATCACCTTCAGCTGGCGCTCCGCGATGTCCGCCAACAGCTCGACCTTCGGCTCCGTGACCAAATATTCATCGCGCAGCACCTGCTTGCATGACTCGATCCCCGTATTCTTCATCATCAAATTGTGCATGAGCTTCGTCGGTCGAACGCCGGTCAATATGCCCCAAGGCTGCTCAAGCCCCGTATACTCCCCGAGCACCTCCAGCATCCCGTAGCTGACCGCGCGCTTCGTCATCCGTCTCAAGCCCTCGTCTCGAGCTCCTAGAGCTCGACTGTTCGTGCTCGTCAGCACTTGACCGCTTGCACGGTCCGTTAACGTAAGCTCGACCTTCACACGCTGCGAATTCTCGTCGAGAACGGCCGCGACACGCAGATGCAGCTGTGCTTCCGAATCCGGCGTATAGACGACCTCCACATTCTCGAAGAACAGCTTCGCTATATGTAACAGCTCACCGGCGTGCTCACCGACGCCGACGCGCTCAATCTCTATCCTCACTAAGTGGTTCCCCCCTTGATTCCGTGCGATTAGCGGAAGCCAAACTAGCCATAGTGTAGCATATTTCTCCTGTGCAGGAAAAGAAAACAGACCGTTCTCGCACAGCGGCGATTACGGTCTGGTCGTATTAACGAAACGTCTTGCGCGGCGTCCGCTTCAGCTGCTCATGCGCCGAGGAATGGCTCATGCTCCAATCGGACACCGAGCGCTCCGACGATAGCATCGCCGCAGCCTCCTCCATATTGCCAAGCGCCATGTAGAGCTCCGGCATCAGCGCGATTTGCTCCTTCGGGGATCGGTACATGCTTCGCTGTCTCCTTGCGTGCTCAAGTTGTAGGGCTTGCTGCTCTCACACTTGTCAGCATTGCCCATTGAGCGCATGTTTATCCCTTCAAGCTGCATCTCAAGCCCTAGCCAGCCTCAGCCCAGCTACAGCCAGCACCCGGGACCTTCTACGTCTGCTACGACTTGCGCTTGCTCTCCACGATCAGCGTCACCGGACCGTCATTCACGAGCGCGACGTCCATCATCGCCCCGAACCGCCCCGTCTCTACAGTCAGACCATGTCCACGCAGCAGCTCGTTGAACGTCTCATAGAGCGGCTCCGCCTTCTCCGGACGGGCAGCAGCCATGAAGTTCGGCCGCTTTCCCTTGCTGCAATCGCCGTACAGCGTGAATTGGGAGACGGACAAGATTTGTCCGCCTGTCTCCGTAATCGAATGATTCATCTTCCCCTGCTCGTCCTCAAAAATGCGAAGCCCCGCAATTTTATCCGCCACATACTTCGCATCGTGCTCCGTATCGCCCTCCGCTATACCGACGAGCAGCACAAGTCCCGAGTCGATGCGGCCGACGAGCTCACCGTCCACAGTGACGCTTGCCGCCTTGCTGCGCTGCAATACAACGAGCATCTGCTTCCTAGTCCCCTTTCCCTCCGACGAGTCGGTAAAGCTCACGCTCTAGCCGTCCCGGGCTCCTGTCATAGCTCCGATTGACTGACTAAGCCTGCATAATGCGCTGCACCGAATAAACATCCTTCACCCGCTTAATTTTCTCCACAACGGCATGCAGATGATCGATATTGCGAATCAGTATCGTCATATGAATCATCGCCATCTTGTTCTTGTCCGAACGGCCGGATACGGCAGAGATGACGGTCTTGCTCTCTGACACGGCCTGCAGCACCTCGTTCAGCAGTCCGCGACGGTCATGGCCGGTAATTTCGATCTCGACATTATAGTTCGCCTCCACCTGATCGGCCCATTCGACCTCAATGACGCGGTTGCCCTCGTCGCTATGCTCAGGAGAAGGAATATTCGTACAGTCCGAGCGATGCACGGACACGCCTCGTCCGCGTGTAATATACCCGATAATGCGGTCGCCGGGCACCGGATTGCAGCAGCGCGCGAAGCGGACGAGCAAGTTATCTACACCCTTAACACGTACTCCGTTCGTCGGCCGCCCCTTGCGCTCCTTGTCGTGAGACGGGACGCGCATATCGCGCACCTCGCTGGTCAGCTGCAGCGCCTGCTGCTGCGCCTCCTCTGCTTCACGACGAACCTTCTCCGTCAGCCGGGTCACGATCTGTGCAGCGGTAATGCCGCCGAAGCCGACAGCCGACATCATATCCTCAATCTCGTGGAAGTTGAACTTCTTCGCCACCTCGAGCAGCTCGTCGTCCTTCATCAGCGCAGGCGGCTCATAGCCGAGTCGCTTGAGCTCACGCTCGATCATGTCGCGACCCTTCAGCACGTTCTCCTCGCGCCGCTCCTTCTTGAACCATTGACGAATCTTCGAGCGGGCATGCGACGACTGGGCGATCTTCACCCAATCCTGACTAGGGCCATAGGAATGCTTGGACGTTAAGATCTCGATAATATCTCCCGTCTTCAGCTTATGGTCGAGCGGCACAATACGTCCGTTCACCTTGGCCCCGATCGTTCGGTTACCGACCTCTGTATGGATGCGATATGCAAAATCGAGCGGCACCGATCCAGCAGGCAGCTCGATCACCTCACCCTTCGGCGTGAAGACGAACACAAGATCGGAGAAGAAATCCATCTTGAGCGACTCCACGAACTCCGAGGCGTCCTCCGCCTCATTCTGCAGCTCGATAATTTCGCGGATGAACTGCATCTTGTCCTCATAGCCGCTGGAAGGTCCGGTCGCGCCCTCCTTATAAGCCCAGTGCGCCGCCACCCCGTACTCCGACGTGCGATGCATGTCGAACGTCCGAATCTGCACCTCGAGCGGCTCACCCTTCGGTCCGATCACCGTCGTATGCAGCGACTGGTACATGTTCGGCTTCGGCATCGCGATATAATCCTTGAAGCGGCCAGGCATCGGCTTCCACAGCGTATGAATGATGCCGAGCGTTGCATAACAATCTTTAATGTTGTCCACGATAATACGCAGTGCGAGCAGATCGTAGATTTCGTTGAACTGCTTGTTTCGCGTCGTCATTTTTTTGTAAATACTGTAAATATGCTTCGGTCTGCCAGATATATCGCCCTCGATGCCCATCTCGCCGAGCTTCTCACGTACATTCGTGATGACATCGTTAATATATTGCTCTCGCTCGGTCCGCTTCTTCTGCATCAGGTTGACGATCCGGTAATATTGCTGCGGGTTCAAGTAGCGGAGCGCGATATCCTCCATCTCCCACTTGATCGCCGATATACCGAGCCGGTGCGCAATCGGGCAAAATATTTCAAGCGTCTCATCCGCGATTCGCCGCTGCGCCTCCTCGGATTGGTGCTTCAACGTGCGCATATTATGAAGACGATCGGCAAGCTTGATCAAGATTACACGAATATCTTGCGCCATCGCCACGAACATTTTCCGATAATTCTCGTTCTGATGCTCTTCCTTGCTCTTGAACTTGATCTTCTCCAGCTTCGTCAAGCCGTCCACAATCATTGCACACGTCGCGCCGAACCGTTCATGCACCGCCTCGAGCGGCACCGTCGTATCCTCCACCACATCATGCAGCAGCGCCGCGATGACGCTGATGACGTCCATCTGCATGTTAACCAGAATGTCCGCAACTGCAAGCGGATGCAGAATGTAAGGCTCGCCGGACTTACGAACTTGACCGAAGTGGGCTTCGTCGGCAAATACGTAAGCCTCCCGGATTCGGATAAGCTCTTGTTCCTTCATATATTTAGATGCCTTCTCAAGAAGCTGTTCTATCCCCATCGGTCTTTTCCATTCCCTCGATTTGATTTTAATCCATTATGCCCCTGAAGCAGGCTCTCCGTCAAGAATAAGCCGAACAACCGAGCGATTTCGATTCTTAATTATACATAAAAAGGAGACCTCGCGGTCTCCTGCATCTCTCACTATCGTGCGCTACTTGGTGCTATTCGTATTGTACGAGTGAAATCACTTCAACGCCGTCCAGCTTCTCACGGCCGTTCAGCTCGAGCAGCTCGATCAGGAACGCTGCGCCGACGACCTCGCCGCCCAGCTGCTTCACGAGATTCATCGAGGCTGCAATGGTGCCGCCAGTTGCGAGCAGATCGTCGGCGATCAGCACCTTTTGCCCTGGCGAGATTGCATCGCTGTGCATCGCCAGCTTATCCTTGCCATACTCGAGCGCATAGTC
Above is a genomic segment from Paenibacillus sp. YYML68 containing:
- the hisS gene encoding histidine--tRNA ligase; amino-acid sequence: MSIQKPKGTQDLLPGVVEKWQYLEGKARELCARFNYREIRTPIFEHTELFQRGVGETTDIVEKEMYTFMDKGDRSISLRPEGTAGVVRAYVENKLYGEPDVSKLYYIGPMFRYEQPQAGRYRQFHQFGIEAFGSVDPAIDAEVIALGYTFYKEIGLKDVTVEVNSVGNPAVRAAYRTHIQQFFAPVKEQLCKDCQSRYDRNPMRILDCKIDQKFGEGAPTIVEHLDEECRTHFEALQEHLTALGVPFRLNPRLVRGLDYYTHTAFEYKAAGIGAIDTIGGGGRFNGLVGQIGGNDQPGVGLGLGLERILLVLQAQGIEVPGAKPLDVYVIGLGEAAEKATVKLVHELRGAGLSAERDYQSRKIKAQMKSADRHQAAYVAILGDDELAKGEITVKAMATGEQETLALSDVASVLAGRVRGSN
- the aspS gene encoding aspartate--tRNA ligase; protein product: MTQMLKTNDCGSLTKANVGQTVTLNGWVQRRRDLGGVLFIDLRDRSGLVQIVFNPEFSAEALAIADRARNEYVLAVRGTVIERDAETVNANIPTGEIEIRVTEIEILNAAKNPPFFIEDGIEIDESLRLKYRYLDLRRPEMQRTLQLRSKAAKVFRDYLDDSGFIEVETPILTKSTPEGARDYLVPSRVHPGEFFALPQSPQIFKQLLMVGGLERYYQIARCFRDEDLRADRQPEFTQVDIETSFLTQDQLLDMMEQLMVKLFRATANVELQTPFQRISYADAMGKYGSDKPDLRFGLELKDVSDIVAQSGVQVFASVISKGGQVKALNAKGCGVWSRKEIDDLGVYAARYGAKGLAWITYKDGELKGPIVKFFNEQELELLKERLEAEEGDLLLFSADTKKVVADVLGNLRLKIGRQLGLIDESQFKFAWVVDFPLLSYDDEAKRYVAEHHPFTRPKEEDVHYFDTDPGQIRAQAYDLVLNGYEVGGGSMRIYKREVQEKMFAALGFSPDEANEKFGFLLEAFEYGTPPHGGIAFGFDRLVMLITGRTNLRETIAFPKTASATDLLTDAPGTVDEKQLEQLSIRIATKPPVFKS
- a CDS encoding FAD-dependent oxidoreductase, which gives rise to MAGNLSNSGGSMKGYIGVLLAIIVIAAAASGLYVWKQYDIKHNPAARQSQTLTEVKTIASPQEQYDVIVAGTDPEGVAAAVSASRNGLKTLLVDGRDRAILGGLMTLGWLNSLDMNYEPEKGVLNHHELMNKGIFAEWYSKIEGDSFDVVTAANAFHQIAGGEANLDVLLKVQSMEPIVDTAGGASKVTGLKLTLADGSTREVKASAVIDATQDADIAALAGVPYTFGREDLGDKKSRMAVTLVFRLNNITPDVWKKVQERLEGDGDAGTGANAMSAWGYKDMKDYPSVNKERVAMRGLNIGRQNDNTMLINALQVFGIDGTDPKSREEAFEIAKSELPHIVAHMKSKYPEFANIELDGTAPELYVRETRHIQGEYRLSIIDVVENRDHWDRIGFGEYPVDIQRLSPADTGAVVTDPKKYAIPFRTIVPLKVDGLLVIGRASSFDTLPHGSARVIPIGMAAGEAAGAAVKIANERKLTFRQMAASKEAIETLQATLNAQGMVLQPYELKPEPFMSHKAYEGLKVAITLGLTTGGYDNNFRMDEKSNQQRMVNLLEGLRKHKPDAMKGAPSGALAKGADAKTLPVTLDHAAYMIALLLKLEGAGMKQAVSQLQTAGYLTAATVESIANKEELTNADTYMLIKDVVQALNK
- a CDS encoding tRNA threonylcarbamoyladenosine dehydratase; protein product: MLHQFSRTELAIGPEGLDVMKNSTVAVLGIGGVGSIAAEALARTGVGRLILIDKDVVDITNVNRQIHALVTTVGQPKAELMRDRILQINPECDCIALKMFYTEETYEQLFAYPLDYVLDASDTISYKIHLIKECRRRRISLISSMGAANKMDPTKFQVADISKTSVDPLARVIRHKLRKEGITRGVKVVFSTETPMKPREDVTQRIVPENAPEIRKAQQPPASNAFVPPVAGLIMVSVAVRDMLAKADIQA